A stretch of Pygocentrus nattereri isolate fPygNat1 chromosome 8, fPygNat1.pri, whole genome shotgun sequence DNA encodes these proteins:
- the tmem60 gene encoding transmembrane protein 60: MSMSLAQRVLLTWIFSLIFLIMLVLKLDKKIQWNWFLVFLPVWTFDAILLLMLIVKMAGRCKPGFDPRNGAENLKKRVWYLVAILLKLAFCLTLCVKLERLMEIRLSFVCIPLWTLLIGAMVELGYSVFHFRRD; the protein is encoded by the coding sequence ATGAGCATGTCCCTTGCTCAGAGAGTGCTCCTCACATGGATCTTCAGCCTCATCTTCCTCATTATGTTGGTCCTCAAGTTGGACAAGAAAATCCAGTGGAACTGGTTCCTCGTCTTCCTCCCTGTGTGGACTTTCGATGCTATTCTCCTGCTCATGCTTATCGTCAAAATGGCGGGCCGTTGCAAGCCGGGGTTTGACCCACGCAATGGAGCAGAGAACCTGAAAAAGCGCGTGTGGTACCTTGTGGCAATTTTGTTAAAGCTGGCTTTCTGCCTGACGCTATGCGTAAAGCTGGAACGCCTGATGGAAATCCGGCTGAGTTTTGTTTGCATCCCTCTCTGGACTCTTCTCATCGGAGCCATGGTGGAGCTCGGCTACAGCGTCTTCCACTTCCGGAGAGACTGA
- the fgl2b gene encoding uncharacterized protein fgl2b, which translates to MWLAVLFVWGSLLPLAASEGCPETSEDASSMVRLKPLGHCRDGENTCPYRITLPPLTIHLPKPFRELEKMARELQSLTQMVNQLKADCQVCKERQRMEWSLRMTDGGEDRERIQASRGSVNTKERQQDLSKRMNLHQGSTQKTEEEGTMLISSGTKHVNTTGMEKQWWNTNRERNLNPSSTRYRDETSGGQKGSSSTHMERKTDSMSKVRELHSLTAGERGKELDSPRAELIESSLSGNQNVKQPLQVSRGTVNTREDLPKREKVVQGTAKKTELDTILSSSGTKKVNPTGTEKQRWNTSQVRNLNPNSTRHRDETSGRPKGSSLARMESRTESMSKVSTRENGGGLQSKLIESSLGNQDDEQPTQAPSGTVNTREKQQDTPKRLMEVQGTVQETEEQATMLIRSETKQVSPTDMEKLRWSTIQERNPNQSGTERKKVTSGGLKGSNPAPMERRTESMSKVKEPLSFSTEENGKEFQSPRTKLTESLLQSQDEEQPTQAPSGTVSTRERQQDRMTVVQSTVHEIEEEDTMLIGSETKQESPTDMEKQTWSTTGEGNLNPSSTGHSEEASEGLKASTPAHMERATESSKVTEPESLSTVKRGKELHSPRVKQIESFLPRNEHEEQPTQASSGTVNTRETQQDVSKRLKVYQGTTQKTEEDDTTHINSGPKEVNPADTEKQRWSTSQDRKFNISSTRHRDESSGRPKESNPAHMENKTESISEEREAHSFTAEERGKELQSPRAKQTNSFVSENQDEDQPIQVSSSTVNTRGRQQDIPKRVKVFQRKTEEDTMLISSGTKDVNPTDIEKQRSNNSQVRDLNLNSTQNRDENSGGPKESNPVHMERRTEALGKARESHSLTAEEKQIELHSPMAKQIESSLPGNQDEQSNQERYEKPRQTSTGNAGTGMSPSGTLTAQGKIKNNPEISGVTMVSVDTAETKQLNPPNKDSLIKRFFGHPRQTDTDIKEIKLNSNPEDRFENTGTITKRISHVGDRKVKNVSRGSGFTPIRTRTIERRPHKADSKEGTTPDSRWITPDPYREDQDASLLDIIKDTPKTIDSKKVFEDRQPETGTKAQNNRVKLNVTDVTKTVLDQQGEEKEEVSDIGVKESRPFILDKTGDSTVTKESHANIILSQMSENKDKRERGNQVSQTEPKPFNQSKDSDSETELDANPVNTLETVSESGKLRSSISDTGDATLDVRVSHPWTQDRHSEKPFNPRRKAENDTRVDSSPVTPVGIINRPGKIRSSISDRADATTDLSNPNLQIQDGSSEKTVNPSTQKVTDTRMDSAPANTVETVTGLEKSSSALPVKADAPVDVSGTTPQHLHKNDDLSKDQLKPHLNTTKPSSEGIKAKTKTKDMLSNNKTTSLRTGPVKQTATATEDKSPVSLSRPRTHAVGSKVRSRPSGLMSMSQVVDPHPVDSTKVKEGVRELNETNLRLVKNITTTRTRAILAKNPTQRRPHILQRMPGNESMETPMKAYSSGQVKNTSGLTEHMVDPRRRHVHSKTRPPSSNSKKEFKSSVVTQSVSPTVATYTTVDHASTEKSQTAPTVEALNSPDNHQIQTTSQNTKTKLFHVAEPENPEGKRELDPITDSVREHSAETVMNQNIVSHDGNDNMSGPHSHQAVVEKTRSTDRGTNPFRAISGDSKQENNKKFLRAGSVHSSRGKILPTAEEMSTERNELNYPTSTATKYTIKTSIKDQQSQMTQPTTPVVTTPHFMRQDHIEKAKTTSIVNVSDTHIHHRLRYSSQEVESKRLIGTRSDSDSRNKKQDLILQSTGKVQRGFSTVTASYPKSADSARDPKSVVKDRVKSTAGPKRSTSSTYSTPHTYHENRKSPVITVASMEGNNGEIYPVAVDRAVDSKSMTERKRVNLQKTKAEKTIKQNSARLLTNNMEDKDDLENQLLSTCHGQCDPSPTLQPVLDIWRPSENGGEKTPQDCSDLLKKKLKNGFYSVTPAGSKNITFHVFCDMEASGGGWTLIQNRFDGSISFNRSWDNYKRGFGNLSGEFWLGNDKIHWLTSAKAMVLRIELEDVDGVKEYAQYNRFHVANESQHYRLTIGGYSGTAGNALQFNKNFNHNQKNFTTPDRDNDRYPSGNCGAYYSSGWWFDACMAANLNGKYYQTRYKGVRNGIFWGTWHNISTEYYPTNDRQAFKTVRMMVRPRMATVRD; encoded by the exons ATGTGGCTggctgtgctgtttgtttggGGTAGCCTTCTGCCTCTTGCAGCATCTGAGGGCTGCCCAGAGACATCTGAGGACGCTTCTTCAATGGTGAGGCTGAAACCCCTGGGGCACTgcagagatggagaaaacaCATGCCCCTATCGCATCACACTCCCTCCACTCACCATCCACTTGCCCAAGCCCTTTAGGGAGCTGGAGAAGATGGCCAGAGAACTGCAAAGTCTGACGCAGATGGTGAACCAACTGAAAGCAGACTGTCAGGTGTGTAAGGAGAGGCAACGAATGGAGTGGAGTCTACGAATGACTGATGGTGGAGAGGATAGAGAACGGATTCAAGCATCTCGGGGTTCTGTCAACACcaaagagagacagcaggatTTATCCAAGAGGATGAACTTGCACCAAGGCAGCACTCAAAAAACTGAAGAGGAAGGCACAATGCTCATCAGCAGTGGGACAAAGCATGTGAATACAACAGGCATGGAAAAACAATGGTGGAACACCAATCGGGAGAGAAACCTTAATCCAAGCAGTACCAGATACAGGGATGAGACCAGTGGAGGGCAAAAAGgatccagctccacacacatgGAGAGGAAAACAGACAGCATGAGTAAGGTGAGAGAACTGCATTCACTTACAGCTGGAGAAAGGGGGAAGGAGCTGGACTCTCCAAGGGCTGAACTGATAGAATCATCTTTGTctggaaatcaaaatgtaaaacaacCTTTGCAAGTTTCTAGGGGCACTGTAAACACCAGAGAGGACCTTCCCAAGAGAGAGAAGGTAGTCCAAGGTACCGCTAAGAAAACTGAACTAGACACAATACTCAGCAGCAGTGGGACAAAGAAGGTAAATCCAACAGGCACTGAAAAGCAAAGGTGGAACACCAGTCAAGTGAGGAACCTCAACCCAAACAGCACCCGACACAGGGATGAGACCAGTGGAAGGCCAAAAGGATCAAGTCTTGCACGTATGGAGAGTAGAACAGAGAGCATGAGTAAGGTTTCAACTAGAGAAAATGGGGGGGGACTGCAATCTAAATTGATAGAATCATCTCTGGGAAACCAAGACGATGAACAACCTACACAAGCTCCTAGTGGCACTGTCAACACcagagagaaacagcaggaCACACCCAAAAGATTGATGGAGGTCCAAGGTACTGTTCAAGAAACTGAAGAGCAAGCTACAATGCTCATCAGAAGTGAGACAAAGCAAGTGAGTCCAACAGACATGGAAAAACTAAGGTGGAGCACCATTCAGGAGAGGAACCCTAACCAAAGTGGTACTGAACGCAAGAAGGTGACAAGTGGAGGGCTGAAAGGATCCAATCCTGCACCCatggagaggagaacagagagcATGAGTAAGGTGAAAGAACCACTCTCATTTTCAACTGAAGAAAATGGGAAGGAATTTCAATCTCCAAGAACTAAACTGACTGAATCTTTGCTGCAAAGCCAAGATGAGGAACAACCTACACAAGCTCCTAGTGGCACTGTCAGCAccagagaaagacagcaggacAGAATGACGGTGGTCCAAAGTACTGTTCATGAAATTGAAGAGGAAGACACAATGCTCATCGGAAGTGAGACAAAGCAAGAGAGTCCAACAgacatggaaaaacaaacatggaGCACCACTGGAGAAGGAAACCTGAATCCAAGTAGTACTGGACATAGTGAAGAGGCTAGTGAAGGGCTAAAAGCATCTACCCCTGCACACATGGAAAGAGCAACAGAGAGCAGTAAGGTGACTGAACCAGAGTCGTTGTCGACTGTAAAAAGGGGCAAGGAACTTCATTCTCCAAGGGTTAAACAGATTGAGTCATTTTTGCCAAGAAACGAACATGAGGAACAACCTACACAAGCTTCTAGTGGTACTGTCAACACTAGAGAGACACAGCAGGATGTAAGCAAGAGACTGAAGGTGTATCAGGGTACCACTCAAAAAACTGAAGAAGATGACACGACACACATCAATAGTGGCCCAAAGGAGGTGAATCCAGCAGACACCGAAAAGCAAAGGTGGAGCACCAGTCAAGATAGGAAATTTAACATAAGCAGCACTAGACACAGGGATGAGTCCAGTGGAAGGCCAAAAGAATCTAATCCAGCTCAcatggaaaataaaacagagagcATAAGTGAGGAAAGAGAAGCGCACTCATTCACAGCTGAAGAAAGGGGGAAAGAGCTGCAGTCTCCAAGGGCTAAACAGACTAATTCATTTGTATCAGAAAACCAAGATGAGGACCAACCTATACAAGTTTCTAGCAGCACTGTTAATACCAGAGGGAGACAGCAGGACATACCCAAGAGGGTAAAAGTGTTCCaaagaaaaactgaagaagACACAATGCTCATCAGCAGTGGCACAAAGGATGTGAATCCAACAGACATTGAAAAGCAAAGGTCTAACAACAGTCAGGTGAGGGACCTCAACCTAAACAGTACCCAAAATAGGGATGAGAACAGTGGGGGACCAAAAGAATCAAATCCTGTGCACATGGAACGGAGAACAGAGGCCCTGGGCAAGGCAAGAGAATCGCACTCTCTtactgctgaagaaaagcaaatTGAGCTGCACTCTCCAATGGCTAAACAAATTGAATCATCCTTGCCTGGAAATCAAGATGAACAGTCTAATCAAGAAAGATATGAAAAACCTAGACAGACCAGCACTGGCAATGCAGGAACAGGAATGAGCCCCAGTGGAACCCTGACTGCACAAGGCAAGATAAAGAACAATCCTGAAATCAGTGGAGTTACAATGGTTTCAGtggacactgctgaaacaaagCAACTGAACCCACCAAACAAAGACAGTCTGATCAAGAGATTTTTTGGACATCCtcgacagacagacacagacataaaAGAAATCAAGCTGAATTCAAACCCAGAGGACAGATTTGAAAACACTGGTACTATAACAAAAAGGATTTCACATGTTGGagacagaaaagtaaaaaatgtttctAGAGGAAGTGGATTTACCCCAATCAGGACGAGGACAATTGAGAGAAGACCACATAAAGCTGACAGTAAGGAGGGGACTACACCAGACAGTAGGTGGATTACACCAGATCCTTACAGGGAGGATCAAGATGCAAGTTTATTAGACATAATCAAAGACACCCCCAAAACAATAGACAGCAAGAAGGTATTTGAAGACAGACAACCAGAAACTGGCACTAAGGCTCAAAACAATAGAGTTAAGCTAAATGTGACTGATGTGACCAAGACAGTCTTAGATCAGCAGGGTGAGGAGAAGGAGGAAGTAAGTGATATTGGAGTAAAAGAATCAAGACCTTTTATTCTTGATAAAACTGGTGATTCTACTGTGACTAAAGAAAGTCATGCCAACATAATCCTGTCTCAAATGTCTGAAAACAAAGATAAGAGGGAAAGGGGCAATCAAGTAAGCCAGACTGAGCCAAAGCCATTTAACCAAAGTAAGGATTCAGACAGTGAAACTGAATTGGATGCAAACCCAGTTAACACACTTGAGACAGTCAGTGAATCAGGGAAATTAAGGTCATCCATCTCAGACACTGGTGATGCCACACTTGATGTAAGAGTTTCACATCCATGGACTCAGGACAGACACTCTGAAAAACCATTCAACCCTAGAAGGAAGGCAGAAAATGACACAAGAGTGGATTCAAGCCCAGTCACTCCAGTTGGGATAATCAACAGACCAGGAAAGATAAGATCATCTATTTCAGATAGGGCAGATGCCACCACTGACCTAAGTAATCCAAATCTGCAAATTCAGGATGGAAGCTCTGAAAAAACAGTTAACCCTAGCACACAAAAAGTGACTGACACTAGAATGGATTCGGCCCCAGCTAACACAGTTGAGACCGTCACTGGATTAGAGAAGTCAAGTTCAGCTTTACCAGTCAAAGCTGATGCCCCAGTTGATGTAAGTGGTACAACTCCACAACATCTGCACAAAAATGATGACCTCTCCAAAGATCAGCTAAAGCCACACCTTAACACCACAAAGCCAAGCAGTGAAGGAATCAAAGCAAAGACTAAAACCAAAGATATGCTAAGCAACAACAAAACTACATCTTTGAGGACTGGTCCTGTGAAGCAAACTGCTACAGCAACAGAAGATAAAAGCCCAGTGAGTCTAAGCAGGCCAAGAACGCATGCTGTGGGTTCAAAGGTGAGGAGTAGGCCCAGTGGACTGATGTCTATGAGTCAAGTTGTAGACCCTCATCCTGTGGACAGCACAAAGGTGAAAGAAGGGGTAAGAGAACTCAATGAGACTAATCTGAGGCTGGTGAAAAACATCACAACAACTCGCACTAGAGCGATTTTAGCTAAGAACCCTACACAGAGAAGGCCGCATATTTTGCAAAGAATGCCAGGGAACGAAAGTATGGAGACACCAATGAAAGCATACAGCTCTGGACAGGTAAAAAACACCAGTGGATTGACAGAGCATATGGTGGACCCTAGGAGGAGGCATGTTCATTCCAAAACTAGACCCCCTTCGTCCAACTCCAAAAAAGAGTTCAAGAGTTCAGTCGTCACTCAATCAGTCAGTCCCACTGTGGCAACATATACTACTGTGGACCATGCCAGCACAGAAAAatcccaaactgctcccacagTGGAGGCGTTAAACTCACCGGATAATCACCAAATCCAAACCACCTCTCAGAATACCAAGACAAAACTCTTCCATGTGGCGGAACCTGAAAATCCCGAAGGGAAGAGAGAGCTGGATCCAATTACAGACAGTGTAAGGGAGCACAGTGCAGAGACAGTTATGAATCAAAACATTGTAAGCCATGATGGTAATGACAATATGAGTGGTCCACATTCGCATCAAGCTGTTGTGGAGAAGACTAGAAGCACTGACAGGGGAACAAACCCATTCAGAGCCATTAGTGGGGACtccaaacaagaaaacaataagaaattTCTCAGAGCAGGAAGTGTACACAGTTCCAGGGGGAAGATCCTGCCAACAGCGGAGGAGATGAGTACTGAAAGGAATGAGTTAAACTATCCAACTTCTACAGCCACCAAATACACCATAAAAACATCGATTAAGGATCAACAAAGCCAAATGACTCAGCCCACCACTCCTGTTGTTACAACACCACATTTTATGCGCCAGGATCACATAGAGAAGGCCAAAACCACTTCTATAGTGAACGTGTCAGATACACACATTCATCACAGACTAAGATACTCCAGCCAGGAAGTGGAGTCCAAAAGGCTGATAGGGACAAGATCTGACAGTGAcagcagaaacaaaaaacaggatCTCATCTTGCAGAGTACAGGCAAAGTTCAAAGAGGGTTCAGTACAGTTACAGCATCATACCCCAAGTCTGCAGACAGTGCAAGGGACCCAAAATCAGTGGTAAAGGACAGAGTCAAGAGTACTGCAGGGCCAAAGAGGTCGACCTCATCCACGTACAGCACTCCACACACTTaccatgaaaacagaaaaagtccAGTGATAACTGTTGCATCAATGGAGGGCAATAATGGAGAAATTTACCCAGTTGCTGTGGACAGAGCTGTTGACAGTAAGAgcatgacagagagaaagagggttaACCTTCAAAAGACCAAAGCTGAAAAGACCATCAAGCAAAATAGTGCAAGGCTGCTCACTAACAACATGGAAGACAAAGATGACTTAGAGAACCAGCTGCTCAGCACCTGCCATGGCCAGTGTGATCCCAGTCCAACTCTTCAACCAGTTCTTGACATCTGGAGACCATCTGAAAATGGCGGAG AAAAAACACCCCAGGACTGTTCTGATCTCCTGAAGAAGAAGCTAAAGAATGGTTTCTACAGTGTGACTCCAGCAGGATCAAAGAACATCACATTCCATGTCTTCTGTGACATGGAGGCCTCTGGAGGCGGCTGGACTTTGATTCAGAATCGCTTTGATGGTAGCATCAGCTTCAACCGCTCCTGGGACAACTACAAGAGGGGTTTCGGGAACTTATCAGGAGAGTTCTGGCTAGGCAATGACAAGATTCATTGGCTGACGTCGGCCAAAGCCATGGTTCTGCGGATCGAGCTGGAGGACGTGGATGGAGTAAAGGAATACGCCCAGTATAACCGCTTTCATGTGGCCAATGAAAGCCAACACTACAGGCTGACTATAGGTGGATATTCAGGCACTGCGGGCAACGCTCTGCAGTTCAATAAGAATTTCAACCATAACCAAAAGAACTTCACCACTCCAGACAGGGACAATGACCGATACCCCTCAGGAAACTGTGGGGCATATTACAGCTCTGGGTGGTGGTTTGACGCATGCATGGCTGCAAATCTGAATGGAAAGTATTATCAGACGAGATATAAAGGAGTGAGAAATGGCATCTTCTGGGGCACCTGGCATAATATTTCCACAGAGTACTACCCAACCAATGACAGACAAGCCTTTAAGACTGTGAGAATGATGGTGAGGCCCAGGATGGCCACTGTGAGAGACTAA